In a genomic window of Streptomyces roseoviridis:
- a CDS encoding YfbM family protein, with the protein MSMIGEYFRVTPAELERAVEDPDRALDRIEETLDAEEESGPPPAEARHFSTYKAWHPLDFLLRRSGFPVDVIHGEEPLGEADDWGYGPPQYLPAPRVRLAADTLGTLTYDRLLDGVDPAELTAAEIYPLGWEDRDSLEWGGDHFCGLTEYLTAAARAGDAVIVWLD; encoded by the coding sequence ATGAGCATGATCGGTGAGTACTTCCGTGTGACGCCGGCTGAGCTGGAGCGCGCCGTCGAGGACCCGGACCGGGCTCTCGACCGCATCGAGGAGACCTTGGACGCCGAGGAGGAGTCCGGGCCTCCACCGGCCGAGGCCCGCCACTTCTCCACGTACAAGGCGTGGCACCCCCTGGACTTCCTGCTGCGGCGTTCCGGCTTCCCGGTGGACGTCATCCACGGTGAGGAGCCGCTGGGGGAGGCCGACGACTGGGGCTACGGCCCGCCGCAGTACCTCCCCGCCCCTCGCGTCCGCCTCGCCGCCGACACCCTCGGCACCCTGACGTACGACCGGCTCCTCGACGGAGTCGACCCGGCCGAGCTCACGGCGGCGGAGATCTACCCGCTGGGCTGGGAGGACCGCGACTCGCTGGAATGGGGCGGGGACCACTTCTGCGGTCTGACCGAATACCTGACGGCGGCGGCCCGGGCCGGGGACGCGGTCATCGTCTGGCTCGACTGA
- a CDS encoding DUF5954 family protein: protein MTDDWKRRLERAHLEMVGRDDPVEWVKEASGVEASLRYPQLALRGPLFGVAVERGQGWEVVREIGAGMPQEARDSLNSLLWFRAKDDTDDPEVRRDLLAAVAILEKEPVNEVQAVGERYRIVRADEFARSGDDGLEPPRPTDPDPAEPSWDDRNGPPSPDLGFVLTPERTDGLTQEALKLGLRTFAYTGDRYPARVRNDSLRAVETHPDIALLPVTFGVAERNGAGWQPRGGLQPTPHEARRLLYSGMTDMWARIYKYPKDKAERYRLAGEEFRAAGRADEARVGGRLFRICRVERLVRFGPDGPETPRPSDVDEYGPIKMHPTMDLDGTVHHGG from the coding sequence ATGACTGATGACTGGAAGCGACGGCTCGAGCGGGCTCATCTGGAGATGGTCGGGCGGGACGATCCCGTGGAGTGGGTCAAGGAGGCCAGCGGGGTCGAGGCTTCCTTGCGGTATCCACAACTCGCCCTGCGCGGGCCCCTGTTCGGCGTCGCGGTCGAGCGGGGCCAGGGATGGGAGGTGGTCCGGGAGATCGGGGCCGGGATGCCGCAGGAGGCGCGGGACAGTCTGAACTCCCTGTTGTGGTTCCGAGCCAAGGATGACACCGACGATCCGGAGGTGCGGCGCGATCTGCTGGCGGCCGTCGCCATCCTGGAGAAGGAGCCCGTGAACGAGGTCCAGGCCGTCGGCGAGCGCTACCGGATCGTGCGCGCCGACGAGTTCGCGCGGAGCGGGGACGACGGGCTCGAACCGCCCCGGCCGACCGACCCCGATCCGGCCGAGCCCTCCTGGGACGACCGGAACGGGCCGCCCTCGCCCGACCTCGGGTTCGTGCTGACCCCCGAGCGGACGGACGGCCTCACCCAGGAGGCGCTGAAGCTGGGGCTGCGTACCTTCGCGTACACCGGCGACCGCTACCCCGCCCGCGTACGGAACGATTCGCTCCGAGCCGTCGAGACCCACCCCGACATCGCCCTGCTGCCGGTCACCTTCGGCGTGGCCGAGCGGAACGGGGCGGGGTGGCAGCCGAGGGGCGGACTGCAGCCGACCCCGCACGAGGCGCGGCGGCTGCTCTACTCCGGGATGACGGACATGTGGGCCCGGATCTACAAGTACCCGAAGGACAAGGCGGAGCGCTATCGGCTGGCCGGTGAGGAGTTCCGGGCCGCCGGCCGGGCCGACGAGGCCCGGGTGGGCGGCCGGCTCTTCCGGATCTGCCGGGTGGAGCGCCTGGTCCGGTTCGGGCCGGACGGGCCGGAGACGCCGCGCCCCTCCGACGTGGACGAGTACGGGCCGATCAAGATGCATCCCACGATGGACCTCGACGGGACCGTGCACCACGGCGGTTGA
- a CDS encoding M4 family metallopeptidase, translated as MTRQQSSHRRTTARAAALLASAAMVVVGVQTGSANADAQVTPGAQQAQREAGATALVLTGTQRAAALQEAQSGAAATARAIGLSGQEKLVVRDVVKDADGTVHTRYERTFEGLPVLGGDLVVHQKKNGARSTTKATGARISVPSTTPAVSAAAARTAALSAAEATGEKPSTSRKVVWAATGKPTLAWETVVTGLQHDGTPSELHVITDATTGKELYSYEAIETGVGNTQYSGQVTLGTAPSFTLTDTARGGHKTYDLKGATSGTGTLFTNSTDVWGNGLASNRETAAADAHYGAAVTWDFYKSELGRNGIRGDGAAAYSRVHYGNAYVNAFWSDQCFCMTYGDGANNAKPLTSLDVAGHEMTHGLTSVTAGLRYSRESGGLNEATSDILGTSVEFYAANASDAGDYLIGEKIDIRGNGTPLRYMDKPSKDGNSADYWSSGLGRLDVHYSSGPANHFFYLLSEGSGTKTINGVVHSSPTYDGSTLTGIGRQKAYKIWYKALTTYMTSSTTYAGARTATLSAATDLYGAGSAEYNAVNAAWAAVNVK; from the coding sequence GTGACCCGCCAGCAGTCCTCGCACCGTCGTACCACCGCCCGAGCCGCCGCCCTGCTCGCATCGGCCGCCATGGTCGTCGTCGGAGTCCAGACCGGATCCGCCAACGCCGATGCCCAGGTGACCCCGGGTGCCCAGCAGGCCCAGCGTGAGGCCGGTGCGACCGCGCTCGTGCTGACCGGCACCCAGCGCGCCGCCGCCCTCCAGGAGGCCCAGTCCGGCGCGGCCGCCACCGCCCGGGCCATCGGACTGTCCGGCCAGGAGAAGCTGGTCGTCCGGGACGTCGTCAAGGACGCGGACGGCACCGTGCACACCCGCTACGAGCGGACCTTCGAGGGTCTGCCGGTCCTCGGCGGCGACCTCGTCGTGCACCAGAAGAAGAACGGCGCCCGCTCCACCACCAAGGCGACCGGCGCCCGCATATCCGTGCCGAGCACCACCCCGGCCGTCTCCGCCGCCGCGGCGCGGACCGCGGCGCTGTCCGCCGCCGAGGCCACCGGGGAGAAGCCCTCCACCTCCCGCAAGGTGGTCTGGGCCGCCACGGGCAAGCCGACCCTGGCGTGGGAGACGGTCGTCACGGGCCTCCAGCACGACGGCACGCCGAGCGAACTGCACGTCATCACCGACGCGACCACCGGCAAGGAGCTCTACTCCTACGAGGCCATCGAGACCGGCGTCGGCAACACCCAGTACAGCGGCCAGGTCACCCTCGGCACCGCGCCGTCCTTCACGCTGACCGACACCGCTCGCGGCGGCCACAAGACGTACGACCTCAAGGGCGCCACCAGCGGCACCGGCACCCTCTTCACCAACTCCACCGACGTCTGGGGCAACGGCCTCGCGAGCAACCGCGAGACCGCCGCCGCCGACGCCCACTACGGCGCGGCCGTCACCTGGGACTTCTACAAGAGCGAGCTCGGCCGCAACGGCATCCGCGGCGACGGCGCGGCCGCCTACTCGCGCGTCCACTACGGCAACGCGTACGTCAACGCCTTCTGGTCCGACCAGTGCTTCTGCATGACGTACGGCGACGGCGCGAACAACGCCAAGCCGCTGACCTCCCTCGACGTGGCCGGCCACGAGATGACCCACGGCCTGACCTCGGTCACCGCCGGGCTGCGCTACAGCCGCGAGTCGGGCGGCCTGAACGAGGCCACGTCCGACATCCTCGGCACCTCCGTCGAGTTCTACGCGGCCAACGCCTCCGACGCCGGCGACTACCTCATCGGCGAGAAGATCGACATCCGCGGCAACGGCACCCCGCTGCGCTACATGGACAAGCCCAGCAAGGACGGCAACTCCGCCGACTACTGGTCCAGCGGTCTCGGCCGCCTCGACGTCCACTACTCCTCGGGCCCGGCCAACCACTTCTTCTACCTGCTGTCCGAGGGCAGCGGCACGAAGACCATCAACGGCGTGGTCCACAGCTCCCCGACCTACGACGGCTCGACCCTCACCGGCATCGGCCGCCAGAAGGCGTACAAGATCTGGTACAAGGCCCTGACCACGTACATGACCTCCTCCACCACCTACGCCGGTGCCCGCACCGCCACCCTCTCGGCGGCGACGGACCTCTACGGCGCGGGCAGCGCGGAGTACAACGCGGTGAACGCGGCCTGGGCCGCGGTCAACGTCAAGTGA
- a CDS encoding SWIM zinc finger family protein: protein MGGLTEAKLRTLAGERSFERGRGYVDEVSGVECGDGWIRASVRGGERYEVELFLGGRGEPVGTCDCPYGQEGNFCKHLVALGLTVIAQEVDLRKRRKAAPDRSRDLDAWLTGLSRDDLLAVVREEMAEDGNLRRRLELRVASADGDVAGIRSRIWELLDVAPFARYGYVEYADARAYADQAGQAVTAIRSLTASGRAADATALAREAIDLLAGVVERVDDSDGRLGQVGADLADAHHVACRAARPDPEELAHWLVTHALDEAADLTDIDPLDYEDLLGEQGMAALRRYAAEAWRANPTGWLEKHLMQRLAKSGRDVDTVIAVHAVDLAPDGHTHLLIARELDTAGRTAEAQEWAERGVRETEDLATVDTALVDHLADRYTQAGRLADAVNLRRDHFTARRTLLTYQRLRAAAVAAACWTAERHKALALLRDDAEQTDTYGGRVLVDVLLDDKDVDAAWQAAHEHGVPDGQWLALADEIRPTRPADALPVYLRLAARLTRETGNRAYEQLVSLLLSIRDCHHRLGTPDDFTAYVTDLRAAQKRKRNLMRLMEQHGL from the coding sequence GTGGGCGGTCTTACGGAAGCGAAGCTGAGGACGCTGGCCGGGGAGCGTTCGTTCGAGCGTGGCCGTGGTTATGTCGATGAGGTGTCCGGTGTCGAGTGCGGTGACGGCTGGATCAGAGCATCGGTACGCGGCGGGGAGCGGTACGAGGTGGAGTTGTTCCTCGGCGGCCGCGGGGAGCCGGTGGGCACGTGTGACTGCCCGTACGGTCAGGAGGGCAACTTCTGCAAGCATCTGGTCGCGCTCGGCCTGACGGTGATCGCTCAGGAGGTCGACCTCCGCAAGCGACGGAAGGCGGCCCCGGACCGGTCCCGTGATCTCGACGCCTGGCTGACCGGTCTGTCGCGGGATGACCTGCTCGCTGTCGTGCGGGAGGAGATGGCCGAGGACGGGAACCTGCGGAGACGTCTGGAACTGCGGGTGGCGAGCGCCGACGGAGACGTGGCCGGGATCCGTTCCCGGATCTGGGAGTTGCTCGATGTCGCTCCGTTCGCGCGGTACGGCTACGTCGAGTACGCCGACGCCCGTGCCTATGCCGACCAGGCCGGGCAGGCGGTCACCGCGATCCGGTCGCTGACGGCCTCCGGCCGGGCAGCCGACGCGACGGCTCTGGCCCGGGAGGCGATCGACCTGCTGGCCGGGGTGGTCGAGCGGGTCGACGACTCCGACGGCCGGCTCGGCCAGGTCGGCGCCGATCTCGCCGACGCCCACCACGTGGCCTGCCGCGCGGCCCGCCCCGATCCGGAGGAACTCGCGCACTGGCTGGTGACCCATGCCCTCGACGAGGCCGCCGACCTGACGGACATCGACCCGCTCGACTACGAGGACCTGCTCGGGGAGCAGGGGATGGCCGCCCTGCGCCGGTACGCGGCCGAGGCATGGCGGGCCAACCCCACCGGCTGGCTCGAGAAGCATCTGATGCAGCGCCTCGCGAAGTCGGGACGGGACGTCGACACGGTGATCGCCGTACACGCCGTCGACCTCGCACCGGACGGCCACACCCACCTGCTCATCGCCCGCGAACTCGACACTGCCGGTCGTACCGCCGAAGCGCAGGAATGGGCCGAGCGCGGCGTCCGGGAGACCGAGGACCTCGCCACCGTCGACACCGCCCTGGTCGACCACCTCGCCGACCGCTACACCCAGGCCGGGCGACTCGCCGATGCAGTCAACCTGCGCCGTGACCACTTCACCGCCCGCCGCACCCTGCTCACCTACCAGCGGCTGCGCGCCGCGGCCGTCGCCGCCGCCTGCTGGACGGCCGAGCGCCACAAGGCACTGGCGCTGCTCCGTGACGACGCCGAACAAACGGACACGTACGGTGGCCGGGTCCTCGTCGACGTCCTACTGGACGACAAGGACGTCGACGCCGCCTGGCAGGCAGCCCACGAGCACGGTGTCCCCGACGGTCAGTGGCTCGCCCTCGCCGACGAGATCCGCCCGACCCGCCCCGCGGATGCCCTTCCCGTCTACCTCCGCCTGGCCGCGCGCCTCACCCGCGAGACCGGCAACCGGGCTTACGAGCAACTCGTCAGTCTGCTTCTGAGCATCCGCGACTGCCACCACCGCCTCGGCACACCGGACGACTTCACCGCGTACGTCACCGACCTGCGCGCCGCCCAGAAGCGCAAACGGAACCTGATGCGACTGATGGAGCAGCACGGCTTGTGA
- a CDS encoding 4'-phosphopantetheinyl transferase family protein encodes MQAEVWLLELDETPGAAFAAGLDTTVLDARERERAAAFVRPVDRTLYTAAHVALRTVLGGLLGERPEDLAFTREPCPCCGAAHGRPALAVPGGDPSVPPPLHFSLSHTRGMVLIATAPVPVGADVELRPAPETVADLLSVLHPRERADIEAEEEPGRRAAAFGRIWARKEAYLKGLGTGLGRATTLDDLGGDGDGDQAGAGEHGRRPEGWTLYDLPCGPAHHAAVALRSERTTTRRPLLHHLAPETLRGGAAPSRA; translated from the coding sequence ATGCAGGCCGAGGTCTGGCTCCTGGAGCTCGACGAGACACCCGGAGCCGCGTTCGCCGCCGGGCTCGACACGACCGTCCTGGACGCGCGGGAGCGCGAACGGGCCGCCGCCTTCGTACGACCCGTCGACCGCACCCTGTACACCGCGGCGCACGTCGCGCTGCGCACCGTGCTCGGCGGCCTGCTCGGCGAACGCCCCGAGGACCTGGCCTTCACCCGCGAGCCGTGCCCGTGCTGTGGCGCGGCGCACGGCCGCCCCGCGCTCGCCGTGCCCGGCGGTGATCCCTCCGTACCGCCGCCGCTGCATTTCTCCCTCTCGCACACCAGGGGCATGGTTCTGATCGCCACGGCCCCCGTCCCGGTCGGCGCGGACGTCGAACTGCGGCCCGCGCCGGAGACCGTGGCCGACCTGCTGTCCGTCCTCCACCCCCGGGAGCGGGCCGACATCGAGGCCGAGGAGGAGCCGGGGCGGCGGGCCGCCGCGTTCGGCCGGATCTGGGCGCGCAAGGAGGCGTACCTGAAGGGCCTCGGCACGGGCCTCGGCCGTGCCACCACCCTGGACGACCTCGGCGGCGACGGTGACGGAGACCAGGCCGGCGCGGGGGAGCACGGCCGCCGCCCGGAGGGGTGGACGCTGTACGACCTGCCCTGCGGCCCGGCCCACCACGCCGCCGTGGCCCTGCGCTCCGAGCGCACCACGACCCGGCGGCCGCTCCTGCACCACCTCGCGCCCGAGACGCTGCGGGGCGGCGCGGCGCCCAGCCGGGCCTGA
- the nrtL gene encoding ArgS-related anticodon-binding protein NrtL: protein MTPADLSLTVLRAVRRAVDEGALAVEVPERVQVERPRAGGCGDYASNVALVLARAAGATPRQVADVLAARLLPHPGLDRVEITGPGFLNFTLRADLRQDLVRAVLRDGPRYGHRPPGGEPVQPVHRADVRAAVTADAVRRILVSQGHPVRVACEDDVDPEWALLGARTEAGHARGRLATTVAPLPVPYGAGELYRRFGVDAARWGLLSAAAHDHARLTDELLHQHERNPLFRVRYAHSRARALSRNAAQLGFSAAYDHPVDEPRLLSLLGDHPAVLLSAARHRAPDRVARHLEAVADALLAFQHTVLPLGDEKPSAAHRSRLALAEAAGTVLAGGLSLLGISAPDQI from the coding sequence GTGACCCCCGCGGACCTCTCCCTCACCGTGCTGCGCGCCGTGCGCCGTGCGGTCGACGAGGGTGCGCTGGCCGTCGAGGTGCCCGAGCGCGTGCAGGTCGAGCGGCCCCGGGCCGGCGGGTGCGGGGACTACGCCAGCAACGTCGCGCTCGTGCTCGCCCGGGCGGCCGGTGCGACACCGCGCCAGGTCGCCGACGTCCTCGCCGCCCGGCTCCTCCCGCACCCCGGGCTCGACCGCGTCGAGATCACCGGGCCCGGCTTCCTCAACTTCACCCTCCGAGCCGACCTGCGGCAGGACCTCGTGCGCGCCGTCCTGCGGGACGGCCCGCGCTACGGGCACCGGCCGCCCGGCGGCGAGCCCGTCCAGCCGGTGCACCGTGCCGACGTCCGCGCCGCCGTCACCGCCGACGCCGTGCGGCGCATCCTCGTCTCCCAGGGCCATCCCGTGCGGGTGGCCTGCGAGGACGACGTGGACCCCGAGTGGGCCCTGCTCGGCGCCCGGACCGAGGCCGGGCACGCCCGCGGCCGGCTCGCCACCACCGTCGCCCCGCTGCCCGTGCCGTACGGAGCCGGCGAGCTGTACCGGCGCTTCGGTGTCGACGCGGCCCGGTGGGGGCTGCTCTCCGCCGCCGCCCACGACCACGCCAGGCTCACCGACGAACTGCTCCACCAGCACGAGCGCAACCCCCTCTTCCGCGTGCGGTACGCGCACTCCCGGGCCAGAGCCCTCAGCCGCAACGCCGCTCAGCTCGGCTTCTCGGCCGCGTACGACCACCCCGTCGACGAGCCCCGGCTCCTCTCCCTCCTCGGCGACCACCCCGCCGTCCTGCTCTCCGCAGCCCGCCACCGCGCCCCCGACCGGGTCGCACGGCACCTCGAGGCCGTCGCCGACGCGCTCCTCGCGTTCCAGCACACCGTTCTGCCCCTCGGTGACGAGAAACCCTCGGCCGCCCACCGCTCCCGGCTCGCGCTCGCCGAAGCCGCCGGGACGGTGCTCGCCGGCGGCCTGTCCCTGCTCGGCATCAGCGCACCCGACCAGATCTGA
- a CDS encoding response regulator, which yields MGKSRTRPLPATYSRRVSGVSGRVLVVDDNRVIRQLIRVNLELEGFEVVTAADGAECLDVVNEVRPDVVTLDVVMPRLDGLKTAARLREDPRTRHLPVAISSACTEYGADGGGAAGVDAFLAKPFEPAELVRVVRQLLHRERRGPRDGAGGGDAEEPPAVEGPQGSEGPATRSGPPRSGARQPGSRRSGSRRAGS from the coding sequence GTGGGCAAAAGCCGGACGCGGCCGCTCCCCGCGACCTACTCTCGACGTGTGTCAGGGGTGTCCGGGCGGGTGCTGGTTGTGGATGACAACCGGGTGATCCGTCAGCTGATCAGGGTCAATCTCGAGCTCGAAGGCTTCGAGGTGGTGACCGCGGCCGATGGTGCCGAGTGTCTGGATGTCGTGAACGAGGTCCGTCCGGATGTCGTCACCCTCGACGTCGTCATGCCGAGGCTGGACGGCCTGAAGACCGCCGCGCGGTTGCGGGAGGATCCGCGGACGCGGCATCTGCCCGTGGCGATCAGCAGTGCCTGCACCGAGTACGGGGCGGACGGCGGGGGAGCCGCCGGAGTCGACGCGTTCCTCGCCAAGCCCTTCGAGCCGGCCGAGCTCGTGCGGGTCGTGCGGCAGCTCCTGCACCGCGAGCGGCGCGGGCCCCGGGACGGCGCTGGTGGCGGTGACGCCGAGGAGCCGCCCGCAGTCGAAGGGCCGCAGGGATCGGAGGGGCCGGCGACCCGGTCGGGTCCTCCGCGCTCGGGTGCACGGCAGCCGGGTTCCCGGCGGTCGGGTTCGCGGCGGGCGGGCTCATAG